The nucleotide window TAgcatattttaataaatcattatttgcattttcatttgtactatttttaatatcGTTATGTGTACTAGTaccttttttctttttactTTTCTGACTAGTTACATTATCATTTACATTATGTTCGCCTTGATGCTTTTCAACAGCtgatacattttttatattcaatgttttatttgaatagtcatttaaatttttctttatagCTTTATCATCTTGAGActttttattcatatctTGTAATAATGttacattttcatttttcgTTTGTGTATTTGGATAATGATTaactttattatttataataaccATTTTTTGATCTGCTGTTGTGGTTACACCAGTATTTATAACAGCActttttgtattattactattattattattattattactattattaatattacttttttttacatCTTTATCTTTTACGTTAAAACcttttgaaaataatttttcaatatttcTACTACCTTTTTTATTCAAATTATTAGGTGTGAAActatttttcttattatttttttcagCAGGTTTTTTACTTTTCTTACTTTTTACAGTTTTCCATAATCCTTCATCTTTTCCTTCTTTAGATTCCATAATATTACATAGTTCTAACTGAATCTTTTCTATAtcaaatttatataaactaataaaattataaacatCTTCTCTGTTATATCCATAATAATCTAATATGGGAGATATTATTTCCATTAACTTTTCTGTTCTAGGGGAGTAGCTCGATTTATCATCAAGCTGTTTTTTGGATAAAGAACTCCATTTATTTTTGCTTAAATTTTTTAGTGATAAAACCATTGTTTCGTTTGATGTATTTTTAaccattttattatatgagcatattttttttttaaaatatatatatatatatatataaatatatatatatatatatatttatatatatgtatataaatttatataaactGATCTACCTTTTTCcactttattatttttctgTATATAAGTAAtagtatattatatttttctttctttctttcaACTTGACACAAAACTTTTATACactaataataaaatatgagAATATCTATTAAATGcaattaaaatatataaacaaataatatataatatgtaacACTAAttcatgtatatatgtaaataaataaatattaatatatatatatatatatatatttttatttatttatatagtGTTCTTTgcttttttaatatatatcaaaattatattatatgttatataatttatatattcattaaatattttattatatatataaatatatattatgcCCTTTTCTTCgatactttttttttttttttttaatttttaaaatatatataatatatatataaataaacgtaaaaatatatataactttatgtttatatatgtatataatttttttaatttattaattttcccgtgtatatatacaatatgaaaaataatcatCAATAGGtttaaattttcattttacattttacatatatatgaatatcATTAAAGgttatgatatattattattaattttcattttaaaaaattatatatataataaaatgtaaaataaaaaaaaagaaaattcttttttttttttttttctgtatatataatactatccttttattataatatatatataaaaaaaaaaaagtacatatatatatataaatcttAAATCTTCAGCacttataaatatattctttataaaaatttattcatatgttATTACAATACTACTAatcttataaaaaatgaaatatacataaataaataaataaatatatatatatatatatatatataatatatatattatgaacaatatttaggtaatattatacttttttttttttttttttcttcttttattcttttgggtttgtgttttatttatacaaatctattataaaatacaatttaatataaataaatagttttccttattttataaatatcttCAAAAACGATACAACTTAATTAtatctattatatatatgaatatataataaataaaatataaagtgttcttatatttttttttttttattatttgaagttatatttataaaaaattaggATATCTCTTTTTCTTGTTTGTTTGTTTCttcttatattatattatattatatataattatatatataataatatacaataaaacgattcttttttttttatttgcttttttttattttttattatttctttctttttttatattattttcttaatataatatttatataataatataatatacattcctataaaattatatataataaaatgttataaattttatttatgttattattttgtataataaaaaacataaaattttacaaatatttaaaaaaaaaaaaaaaaaattaaaataatatgtcGTGTTTgcaaaatatataaatattattttaagtatttaacattaaaataaaatattgaaaaaaaaataaattatatttaataaagtatattttgtatatatatatattatatatatatattataataattatatatatataattaatatatatataaataataatatataatgaaataataatgttttttataatatatttattaatattatattttattttgttatatatgtataatttattatattaatatgggtttttttttttttttttttaatgattTTATCACATATATCAAAAATTCATTTCTCAcaatatatgttttttcatcaattgcttttttatttttataaaaaaagaaatatataataaaataataatatacatatatttatatatatatatataatatatatatataaatattttttcattactcatatatatataatatatatatataaatatataatattatattatgtatatgaaattaaactcatttaataaaagtttgagatatatttgtatttaaatatatatttttattatgtttatatatattattatatatatttcataaaaattgCTCATTccatataaaattatattattattcatccgaggtatatatatatataaatgccttatttatatataatatatactgtatgatatataagtatataataaatataatgttatatatatttttaataaaaagttttattatataatgatgataatataaatttaatataaaaaactTAAGATAacaaattttaaaaaatttctAAGCACAAAAATTTCATAGAATTTTACAAAGCCAATAaaattacattttatatataaaaatattttataaatgttaatatttttttattttttcccttatttatataaaaaaagaaaatacaAGGGACATGCATACCactattttttaaattttcctttttattttctttataattttttgacaatatataaaatttttatttttcttcaaatatacaaagttatattattataagtacataaacatatatatatatgtacataatattttttttaaattattataaaaaatacatacatttttacttatattttaaggaaataaaattttcttcctttttattttctcgtattatataatatattatatatatatatatatatatacatttataattttaatataatttaaatatttctttctAATCTTAAATTGttaactatatatatatatataatttgtaaATTTCCTAAGGCATAAACTTAATTTTATAAgtaacaaaaataaaaatattattgtatatatatttatacatataaatattatatatatatatttttttttttgacTGTTTACGTTCactttttctttatattttcaacataaaaatatgaaaaaatgtaaatataaaaagattTGTTGAGTGTATATGATTTcataattgtatatataaaaaaaaaatgttaatataatataaaaacatttttatgttattgtgttataaaaaaaaagatatattaacTTATTTActtgtatatatataataatatttagtaatacttataattttgtgatattagaattattttattttcaatttagttttctttttgttcacattaatattatgagatatatattgattTCTAACAAAATATTGGGATTTATACATACTGttgtgttttttttttttttttttcttttttttatatatttaatttgaTTTTCCGATTAAAGAAGCAGTGTATATACaattttcttattaattttaaaaggttattttttttttttttttttttttttNNNNNNNNNNNNNNNNNNNNNNNNNNNNNNNNNNNNNNNNNNNNNNNNNNNNNNNNNNNNNNNNNNNNNNNNNNNNNNNNNNNNNNNNNNNNNNNNNNNNNNNNNNNNNNNNNNNNNNNNNNNNNNNNNNNNNNNNNNNNNNNNNNNNNNNNNNNNNNNNNNNNNNNNNNNNNNNNNNNNNNNNNNNNNNNNNNNNNNNNNNNNNNNNNNNNNNNNNNNNNNNNNNNNNNNNNNNNNNNNNNNNNNNNNNNNNNNNNNNNNNNNNNNNNNNNNNNNNNNNNNNNNNNNNNNNNNNNNNNNNNNNNNNNNNNNNNNNNNNNNNNNNNNNNNNNNNNNNNNNNNNNNNNNNNNNNNNNNNNNNNNNNNNNNNNNNNNNNNNNNNNNNNNNNNNNNNNNNNNNAGTGTATATACaattttcttattaattATCAAAGtgactttttttttctttttttttttttttttaaagtaAACGTCTTTGGATCTATTCGTATTATGttttaatatgtaaaaatatatatttatttatactttttattataaattaattttattgtgtaaaaaaaaaaaaaaaaaaaattgtcTTCCTAATTATaaggtatatatatatatatatatttttcaatgTGCCGTCTTTTAATtccatttatatttatgagGAAATGGGAAAAAATGTTGTTAacttatataaatgaaataatttaatcaaattgtataaattcatttttcattttttttatcataaataattatactggaaattaaaaaatatatgcatataaatttttatatatttaaaacatCAATGTAAAAATGAAGTTCTTATAAGGTTATgaatgtataaaatataaggatgttagaaaaaagaaattaataaataattagTTTTTGgttattttttgtaataataaaatgatagtgttttaatttttttatacaatataaattatttgatCTTCGCTTCgtgtatattatatatatatatatatatatatcacatacacataaaatataaaaaaaaagatttCGAGATGatcacatatatttatatatattttatttatataacttCTTTCTCATTTTccaaataaatataaatgaatacttttaagaattttttaaaagatataaatataaaattcaATATTcgtattattttttaactgattatatgaattaaaaaaattatggaCAGTTTGCTacttataattatttattttcgaaaaaaatatacctatattataaaaataggaattaaataaattaataaaaaaaaaataaataaataaataaaaaatatatatatatatatatatatatatttatttttattatttttattacatttttttgtacttgtaaaatatttttatatatatttaaaatgttataaaaataaaaaggggaaaataaaatattatgatttctatttatatatctttaaattatttagCAAGTTTGTAATAATAGTATTATGAATTTAGCTGAAAAACCAAAAGCTTTTTTTATTTGcaaatttttatttttttattatatttataaaaaacCCATCTTACCTTTTGATTCTTTGGTATGAATTgaattcataaaaaataatagtcattgtatatatgtgaaaACCATTagtatgtatttatatatatatatatatatatatatatgtgtgaTTTATATCAACATAGTATAAtactaatttttttttttttctatttttacATATGCTTATTTTTCTCATTCCTATTTCCGTTCTTTATAGAAATGTAAAATTAGTGGTAAAGAGATACCCTATGTTTGtattattcaaatattAGGTCTAAGTCTTTTAGGCCAACGTGTGTGCTTGTATATACACGACGTAAGTAAAATATAAgcattaataaaaaaagaaaatattattataactatacccttttatcattaattttatttatttatttatttattattattattttattttttttttttttttgttctttgTGTAGTTTTATCctttcttttatttattaataccACCTGaggaaaagaaaagtaaatcaaatgaataatataaaatatatatatatatatatatataatatatatatgtatatatttaccaTTATGATATTCAATAGATAGATATTTTtatagttatatataaatatgtcGCTCGTGTATGTGTATCTTAAAGTTagtttattttattttattctattctattattttatttcattttattttatttttttgcACTCTCCTATTTCAGATGATAAGCTAGAAATAGAATTGTGCTCATTTTTAGAGGAAGAATATGGAAAAGCGCGAAAAGAtccaaataataatgtgtgtatttataatatagaaaGAGTTAAAAGGAAAGGGATTTATGGGTATAATGAAGAGTGCGATgattttttgaaaatatcTTTCTTATATCCAAATAcaattaattattttgcaagtttgttaaaaaagaaattatttaaGAAACGTATATGGGATTTATATGAAgttcatataaattatatgttacattttttatgtatgaaaaatatatatggatgttctgaaatatatattgacaaaaatatatattttagaAAAGAATTTGTGAATGAAATAAATTTCGAATGTATTGAAAAAGAAGAACGTTGGTATTTAGGTgagaaaaaatatgatttaGATAActttaaaagaaataaatatttagaGGTAGACGCTCCTTTAGTTTTTACCATCAAAACAATTAATGTTAATTTTTCGTCATTAAAAAGAGAAACGTCATATGATATTGAGTGTGATATAAAACATCAACATATTTTAAAcgaaaaaatatatacatatgaatttgaaaagaataaaataaaatggaaGAAAGAATTCAATTTTGATCTTCCTATTAATCATTTAGATTCTTTTGCAAAAATGTGgatgaaagaaaaaaagagatGTAAATATATGGACATGGATTTAAAGAGAGaacttttttattttaagaGTTATGAAAATGATTTGTGTTTTGACACCTTTAACGTACTAACTGAGAGAACAGAAAAAATGTTCCAAGGATTTTTAGaatttatgaaaaaaaggCAAAGTGAAAAGGATAAAGCAAACTATGAGAAAATATTAGAATATGATAACATTgaaaatattcaaaaatataataaagttATTAATGATGATATGAAACTAAAAGAAGatcataattttaattctgatatgaataatatagaagtaaaaataaaacaaataaacaataatgataatataaatgattgtaaaaatattgtagatagtgaagaagaaaatgatatgTTATCAAATATGAttagtaataaaaaaaaggatcATATGGGAATATCACCTAATTTGTTCatacaaaataaagaacaagaaaaggaaaaacAAGAAGAAAGAGAAAAGGAAAAACAAGAAGAAAGAGAAAAGGAAAAACAAGAAGAAAGAGAAAAGGAAAAACACGAAGAAAGAGAAAAGGAAAAACACGATCAAAGAGAAAAGGAAAAACACGATCAAAGAGAAAAGGAAAAACACGATCAAAGAGAAAAGGAAAAACACGATCAAAGAGAATGTTTTATTGAGTATGTTAATGAGAAAGGATGCATTGCATCATTcgaaattaataaaaagagaAAAGAAGTGGTTCGTTATTCTTTTAAGAAGGAACCACCTAGAATAAACAAATGTTATGCCgttattaataatttagTTGATCATATAAGTGGAAGAGATAACAAAAGtatgaaagaaaaaatgaaaggaaatatttataatagaATACATGAGAATATAgaagatgaaaataaagaagataCATCAaaatttgaatatatagaaaaagaaaatcCTATGAAAAATAAGCATAATATAAGAAAGCAATATGAACAGATAAAATCGGataatatgaagaaaaaaataaatataaaatatggaaatatattttttctagAAATATTAACCGaaataaaagatgaaaatTGTTATTCTTCAGATTATAACGAAGACAAAATAAAGGCCGTTTTTTATATAGTGAGAGAAGAAAGACTTATGAATTTATATGAggattataataattgCATGGGAATTATAGCAACGAAACCTTTTCCTAATATTTCTTATCTTTTTAATGAAAGGGAGGATATGAATAAGTTAAAAGGAATAAATGAATCCaaattaaatgaagaagaatCAAAATTGTGTAAAGATATGTATCATATAGAAGATGTGAACCTTTGTAGAAATAATTGTAGATgtatagaaaaaaataaggatAATGTAAGAAATGATAAGAATGTGATTAATAAAAACAGGGACGATACATATGGAAGTAGTAAAGAATTATGTTGTAGTAAAAATGGTTATCatacaaataaaagaataaaagaaataacaaataatgatataaaaaaggtGAAGAAAACCTTTTTtgattttaatataaattataataacgttaatatatgtattgtAGAAAATGAAAGAGAACTTATTCAAAAATTGATTCATAAGATATTGTTTTATTCTCCGCTTAGTATTGTTTCTtatgaaaatgataaatataatataaattatataaaccAAAGATGTTTAGCTTTAGATATAGgtaatttttataagatGATTTGTAAACTGAATGATCAGAAAAAGTTTTTAGATTTACATAATGCATATAgtagaaatataaaaggtATCATAATTGAaagtttatataaattatcaaatacttataatacatcatttgaaaatttatgtaaacattatttaaatataaatattccTTCTATTAACAAATATACCTTATATTATTGgtataattataagaaGAAAAGGCAAATAAAAGCTAATGGATCTTCAACATTTGTCaataaagatattataaataatgatttatGGAATGATATGGATGAGgaacatatttattttccatataggcatataacaataaaacattatttaagaaaagtatattttatactattaatatatgataaaatatgctttttaaaaagaaagatGAATTTctgtaaatatatacatgttgatttattatctttaatAAATAGAGGATCtcaatatattatagaaTCTTTTCTTCTCAAGATGtgtattaaatataactatgttttatattctcCTTCcaataaagaaatatttgATCAAAGACCCATTTTACATACTCCTTTAATATTGCAACCTAAAAGTTCAATCAATTTTTTCCCATTATTAGTTTTTGATTTTCAGTCATTATATCCTTCTATTTTAATTGcttttaatatttgttattCAACATGTCTTGGAACAATAACCCTAAAGAGGAAATTGAACCAAATggatgaagaaaaaaataatgaaaagaagGATGAAAATACTGAGGGGTCATTAATGGAAAAATGTGAAACTTATAAGaatgatataaatgataagaaacatataaatgataagaactatatatatgataaaaatcatataaatgataagaaacatataaatgataagaactatatatatgataagaactatatatatgataagaactatatatatgataagaatcacatatatgataagaatcacatatatgataagaactatatatatgataagaactatatatatgataagaatcacatatatgataagaaccatataaatgataagaatcatatatatgataagaaccatatatatgataagaACGAATTATCATgtagtaataaaaatgatttcCCCTCTGATGAATATACAGACATGATGAATATCTCTGAGGATGCAAAATATTTAATCGACTTGTTggatgaaaatataaatgattgTATATCATCTGCAGATCCAATGATTGAAGCTGATATTAATCAAAGCAATGGAAAAGAGTTAGGTGAGAATATACCTAGTGAGAATATGACTAGTGAAgattatgataaaattaaatataaatttgatatgaataataaattagaaatgggaaatataaaatatgtaaatataatgaatgATCAATCAATATATGggaatataaataagaacaaaatatatagcAATGAAGAGAAATCTATGGAATCCAATTTTGAATTTATAAAACTGGGAGTAATGAAAAATGTTCCTTCTATTTCAAGTCGAATTAAGAATCTTAAAAGTGAGGATATAATTATAACTAgtaataatacaatatatgTAAAGAAACATAAGAGAAAAGGGATATGTCCTCTTTTTCTTGAAGACATTTTAAAAACGAGGATTATGTTAAAACGATGCATGGGTATGTATGAAGAAAGAgttaacaaaaaattaaatgaaagaatgggaaaattaaaattaatactAAATGTTGCTACAGGTTATATTGGGGCAAATTTTTCTGGTAGGATGCCATGTGTAGATATTTCTGAGAGTATTATAAGTATAGGTcgtaattttttattatttataattgaatatataaaagaaaattataaatttgtaaaaatattatatggaGATACAGATTcgttatttttattaaatgaaacTACAGATGATATACAGAGTTCTTTTAAACTGGCTTATGAAATTTTAAatagtataaataatatattaccATTACCAATGTATTTAAATTTTGAAAAGATATATTGTCCTTCTCTTCTTTTAACcaaaaaaagatattttggtttttcatttaaaaatgaaaatcaAGATAATCCTATTTTAGATTTAAAGGGTGTAGAAAGTATAAGATCCGATCAATGTATATTagttaaaaatatattaatacaaatatattttatccttatttattttaaaaataattgttatttttcttattgttgttgttgttgttatttatgtaagaactttttttctaatttgATATGTTCTTGTAAAGAATTAAATGTTCATAAAACTGATCCGTGTTTTTTATTCactttattaaaaatagtATTAAGCATATGCAAAGTTAGAAGATACATCAATCAAAACGAAGataaatacaatataaataatgataataataataa belongs to Plasmodium reichenowi strain SY57 chromosome 10, whole genome shotgun sequence and includes:
- a CDS encoding DNA polymerase zeta catalytic subunit, putative; amino-acid sequence: MNLAEKPKAFFICKFLFFYYIYKKPILPFDSLKCKISGKEIPYVCIIQILGLSLLGQRVCLYIHDFYPFFYLLIPPEEKKNDKLEIELCSFLEEEYGKARKDPNNNVCIYNIERVKRKGIYGYNEECDDFLKISFLYPNTINYFASLLKKKLFKKRIWDLYEVHINYMLHFLCMKNIYGCSEIYIDKNIYFRKEFVNEINFECIEKEERWYLGEKKYDLDNFKRNKYLEVDAPLVFTIKTINVNFSSLKRETSYDIECDIKHQHILNEKIYTYEFEKNKIKWKKEFNFDLPINHLDSFAKMWMKEKKRCKYMDMDLKRELFYFKSYENDLCFDTFNVLTERTEKMFQGFLEFMKKRQSEKDKANYEKILEYDNIENIQKYNKVINDDMKLKEDHNFNSDMNNIEVKIKQINNNDNINDCKNIVDSEEENDMLSNMISNKKKDHMGISPNLFIQNKEQEKEKQEEREKEKQEEREKEKQEEREKEKHEEREKEKHDQREKEKHDQREKEKHDQREKEKHDQRECFIEYVNEKGCIASFEINKKRKEVVRYSFKKEPPRINKCYAVINNLVDHISGRDNKSMKEKMKGNIYNRIHENIEDENKEDTSKFEYIEKENPMKNKHNIRKQYEQIKSDNMKKKINIKYGNIFFLEILTEIKDENCYSSDYNEDKIKAVFYIVREERLMNLYEDYNNCMGIIATKPFPNISYLFNEREDMNKLKGINESKLNEEESKLCKDMYHIEDVNLCRNNCRCIEKNKDNVRNDKNVINKNRDDTYGSSKELCCSKNGYHTNKRIKEITNNDIKKVKKTFFDFNINYNNVNICIVENERELIQKLIHKILFYSPLSIVSYENDKYNINYINQRCLALDIGNFYKMICKLNDQKKFLDLHNAYSRNIKGIIIESLYKLSNTYNTSFENLCKHYLNINIPSINKYTLYYWYNYKKKRQIKANGSSTFVNKDIINNDLWNDMDEEHIYFPYRHITIKHYLRKVYFILLIYDKICFLKRKMNFCKYIHVDLLSLINRGSQYIIESFLLKMCIKYNYVLYSPSNKEIFDQRPILHTPLILQPKSSINFFPLLVFDFQSLYPSILIAFNICYSTCLGTITLKRKLNQMDEEKNNEKKDENTEGSLMEKCETYKNDINDKKHINDKNYIYDKNHINDKKHINDKNYIYDKNYIYDKNYIYDKNHIYDKNHIYDKNYIYDKNYIYDKNHIYDKNHINDKNHIYDKNHIYDKNELSCSNKNDFPSDEYTDMMNISEDAKYLIDLLDENINDCISSADPMIEADINQSNGKELGENIPSENMTSEDYDKIKYKFDMNNKLEMGNIKYVNIMNDQSIYGNINKNKIYSNEEKSMESNFEFIKLGVMKNVPSISSRIKNLKSEDIIITSNNTIYVKKHKRKGICPLFLEDILKTRIMLKRCMGMYEERVNKKLNERMGKLKLILNVATGYIGANFSGRMPCVDISESIISIGRNFLLFIIEYIKENYKFVKILYGDTDSLFLLNETTDDIQSSFKLAYEILNSINNILPLPMYLNFEKIYCPSLLLTKKRYFGFSFKNENQDNPILDLKGVESIRSDQCILVKNILIQIYFILIYFKNNCYFSYCCCCCYLCKNFFSNLICSCKELNVHKTDPCFLFTLLKIVLSICKVRRYINQNEDKYNINNDNNNNNNNNKCNCHHNKQHGNKINDISNLSIELYQKVPSFDKVKLYKEVMNWVEYYDNENLLLKTLNFLYREKYSFLIYLFNLFDEATLHKEIEKIIQTNFEKIQNQKNNKCCFINPSNVFKICLCVKNINENIKCDQIRCYCNVKQAMFFFYNPTYNKVDYVFNTKLFYSHLLSHIKQTLNEYFNKIYDNQISCDNFIIYRKVKLGTYKGEMQGIRRKVSLPPQAIVAKKIMRDFPNSIITYKEKVPYIFTKKLKDDKIYSSVSHPHFIRGIYRSFRFDCGSTEQLEISEDSSNNDNEKNDNIEKIGDIEKNDNIEKNNNIEKNDNIERNDNIERNDNIEKNYNIERNDNIEKNDNIERNDNIEKNYNIERNDNIEKNDNIEKNDNIENFPSLEKSEYCDISENEEKSEYCKNSDMSEYCEYDKNELLYVEGMMEIDELKNRILGINIKKKMKKKKKKIKEINYDYYIQNLIIPPLKRMLDLLPFCSINLDEIFYRTKRKFNWNKAKLEMFSKYYKNMDNKLLKNNNVTNKGINLMNILNEDKINNKEQNGNTKKKLNFLHNVNKTMETYKDMNNKSKIIIRLEEQGENEELKVTNKIMNSYVEINKSQNMLKKLNKICLMCANSEMEALACHYSVHCKIFFKRINLQENILKNKDSINRLS